From the bacterium genome, one window contains:
- a CDS encoding molybdopterin oxidoreductase family protein, translating into MAMLPCSSEQLIDAFGPHLNFEPPGGFAARGTPDRAVETHCCFCGQQCGVKLLVKDEKVVGVEPWEEFPFNRGKLCPKGVKRYLQNNHPDRLLRPLVRSGRGFAPVGWDEALDLVAERLARIQRHHGNDAVAVLGGASLTNEKAYLMGKFARLALRTRHIDYNGRLCMVSAGAGNLKAFGIDRAANPWADIAAADLIMVLGSNVSECSPITTDYIWRARDRGARLIVVDPRLTPIARTADLFLPVRPGRDSALLNAILHAVIRLGGLDLDFIAAHTSGFDALRQTVEGYAPERVEALVGIPAARIIEAAALWVQAPRTMLLHARGIEHHTKGVENVLACINLVLATGKIGKPGCGYATITGQGNGQGAREHGQRCNQLPGARDIEHPAHRAVVAERWGIDADELPGKGATAPQILEKIHGGEIRGLLSLCFNPMVSLPDAAFTRAALERLELFVAIDFFLSETARHADVVLPGSLQEEDEGTVTSAEGRVIRIRQAVQPPGEARQDWRIICALAERLGRGARFAFQSPREIFDELRALSAGGVADYSGITYEKIERQMGVFWPCPTEAHAGTPRLFEGGRFAHPDGRARFHAVEYRPPAEDVDEAYPIILTTGRVVSQFLSGTQTRRIGPLVDQYPEPRVEMHPRLAARLGIADGDRVRVISRRGELRLAAQVVQTIRPDTVFIPYHWPGEQSANRLTVRAYDPISGIPEFKVAAVRIERLEAA; encoded by the coding sequence ATGGCGATGCTGCCCTGCTCGAGCGAACAGCTCATCGACGCCTTCGGCCCGCACCTCAACTTCGAGCCGCCGGGCGGCTTCGCGGCGCGCGGCACTCCCGACCGCGCGGTCGAGACGCACTGCTGCTTCTGCGGCCAGCAGTGCGGCGTGAAGCTGCTGGTCAAGGACGAGAAGGTGGTCGGCGTCGAACCGTGGGAGGAGTTTCCGTTCAACCGCGGCAAGCTCTGCCCCAAGGGCGTCAAGCGCTACCTGCAGAACAACCACCCCGATCGCCTGTTGCGCCCGCTGGTGCGCAGCGGCCGCGGTTTCGCGCCGGTGGGCTGGGACGAAGCGCTCGACCTCGTCGCCGAGCGCCTCGCGCGCATCCAGCGCCACCACGGGAACGACGCGGTCGCCGTGCTGGGCGGCGCCTCGCTGACCAATGAAAAAGCGTATCTGATGGGCAAGTTCGCGCGCCTGGCGCTGCGCACCCGCCACATCGACTACAACGGCCGCCTGTGCATGGTGTCCGCGGGCGCCGGCAATCTGAAGGCATTCGGGATCGACCGCGCCGCCAACCCGTGGGCCGACATCGCGGCCGCGGACCTCATCATGGTCCTGGGCTCCAACGTCTCCGAGTGCAGCCCGATCACCACCGACTACATCTGGCGGGCGCGCGACCGCGGCGCGCGCCTCATCGTGGTCGATCCGCGGCTGACGCCGATCGCGCGCACCGCCGATCTCTTCCTGCCGGTGCGGCCGGGACGCGACTCGGCACTGCTGAACGCCATCCTGCACGCGGTGATCCGTCTCGGCGGCCTCGATCTCGACTTCATCGCCGCTCACACCAGCGGCTTCGACGCGTTGCGGCAGACGGTGGAGGGCTATGCGCCGGAGCGCGTCGAGGCGCTGGTCGGCATCCCCGCCGCCCGCATCATCGAAGCCGCCGCGCTGTGGGTGCAGGCGCCGCGCACCATGCTGCTGCACGCGCGCGGGATCGAGCACCACACCAAGGGCGTGGAGAACGTGCTCGCCTGCATCAACCTCGTGCTGGCGACCGGCAAGATCGGCAAGCCCGGGTGCGGCTATGCCACCATCACCGGCCAGGGCAACGGCCAAGGGGCGCGCGAGCACGGCCAGCGTTGCAACCAACTGCCAGGGGCGCGCGACATCGAGCATCCGGCGCACCGCGCGGTGGTCGCCGAGCGGTGGGGCATCGACGCCGACGAGCTGCCGGGCAAAGGCGCGACGGCGCCGCAGATCCTGGAGAAGATCCACGGCGGCGAGATCCGCGGCCTGCTGTCGCTCTGCTTCAACCCGATGGTGTCGCTGCCCGATGCTGCCTTCACGCGCGCCGCGCTGGAGCGGCTCGAGCTGTTCGTCGCCATCGACTTCTTCCTCTCCGAGACGGCGCGCCACGCCGACGTGGTGCTGCCCGGCTCGCTGCAGGAGGAGGACGAGGGCACGGTGACCAGCGCCGAGGGACGGGTGATCCGCATCCGCCAGGCGGTGCAGCCGCCCGGCGAGGCGCGCCAGGACTGGCGGATCATCTGCGCCCTCGCCGAACGGCTGGGCCGCGGCGCGCGCTTCGCGTTTCAGTCGCCGCGCGAGATCTTCGACGAGCTGCGGGCCCTGTCGGCGGGCGGCGTCGCCGACTATTCCGGCATCACCTACGAGAAGATCGAGCGCCAGATGGGCGTCTTCTGGCCGTGTCCGACGGAGGCGCACGCGGGCACGCCGCGCCTGTTCGAGGGCGGCCGCTTCGCCCATCCCGACGGCCGGGCCCGCTTCCATGCCGTCGAGTACCGACCGCCGGCCGAGGACGTCGACGAGGCGTATCCGATCATCCTCACCACCGGGCGGGTGGTCTCGCAGTTCCTCTCCGGCACCCAGACGCGCCGCATCGGGCCGCTGGTCGACCAGTACCCGGAGCCCAGGGTCGAGATGCACCCGCGCCTGGCGGCGCGGCTCGGCATCGCCGACGGCGATCGGGTGCGCGTGATCAGCCGCCGCGGCGAGCTGCGCCTGGCGGCGCAGGTGGTGCAGACCATCCGGCCCGACACGGTGTTCATCCCGTACCACTGGCCGGGCGAGCAGTCGGCGAATCGCCTGACGGTGCGCGCCTACGATCCGATCAGCGGCATTCCGGAATTCAAGGTCGCCGCGGTGCGCATCGAGCGTCTGGAGGCCGCGTGA
- a CDS encoding 4Fe-4S dicluster domain-containing protein, producing the protein MIHIEYTSRATSVRTAPTVCMHCAEPACASVCPADAIKIDADGVVLGAMAERCIGCGNCALACPFGVPKLHAEQHLMRKCDLCYDRTAIGQKPMCATVCPSGALFYGTREEVEDLRRARPLNHVLFGEQAVRTRNHLMAPGHADLLPIAGALTPPRSRAEQQLEEALW; encoded by the coding sequence ATGATTCACATCGAGTACACGAGCCGCGCCACCTCGGTGCGGACGGCGCCGACCGTGTGCATGCACTGCGCCGAGCCGGCCTGCGCCAGCGTCTGTCCCGCCGACGCGATCAAGATCGACGCCGACGGCGTCGTCCTCGGCGCCATGGCGGAGCGTTGCATCGGCTGCGGCAACTGCGCCCTCGCCTGTCCCTTCGGGGTGCCGAAGCTCCACGCCGAGCAACACCTGATGCGCAAGTGCGACCTCTGCTACGACCGCACCGCGATCGGGCAGAAGCCGATGTGCGCCACCGTCTGTCCGTCCGGGGCGCTGTTCTATGGCACGCGCGAGGAGGTCGAGGACCTGCGCCGCGCGCGGCCGCTCAACCACGTCCTGTTCGGCGAGCAGGCGGTGCGCACGCGCAACCACCTCATGGCGCCGGGGCACGCCGACCTGCTGCCCATTGCCGGCGCGCTGACGCCGCCCCGCTCGCGCGCCGAGCAGCAACTCGAGGAGGCCCTATGGTGA
- a CDS encoding Rieske (2Fe-2S) protein, producing MVNRDQSASAFPLRVDAERRLDRRRFLGVAGCAALLVAGGEWLARRGEQAASTPLTLAPIDTAGLAAGEARAVDAREGGQALVVRLSADEVVAFDRRCPHLGCPVVWSAANGRFECPCHHAAFDARSGRVLFGPPRRGLTAAVLAPV from the coding sequence ATGGTGAACCGCGACCAGTCCGCGAGCGCCTTTCCGTTGCGCGTCGACGCGGAGCGCCGTCTCGACCGCCGCCGTTTCCTCGGCGTCGCCGGTTGCGCGGCGCTGCTGGTCGCCGGCGGGGAATGGCTGGCGCGCCGCGGCGAGCAGGCGGCGTCGACGCCGCTCACCCTGGCCCCGATCGACACCGCCGGCCTCGCCGCCGGCGAGGCACGGGCCGTCGATGCACGCGAGGGCGGCCAGGCGCTGGTCGTGCGGCTGTCAGCCGACGAGGTCGTCGCCTTCGATCGCCGCTGTCCGCACCTCGGCTGTCCGGTCGTCTGGTCGGCCGCCAACGGCCGCTTCGAATGTCCCTGCCACCACGCCGCGTTCGACGCCCGCAGCGGGCGCGTCCTGTTCGGCCCGCCGCGCCGCGGTCTCACGGCGGCGGTGCTCGCACCCGTGTGA
- a CDS encoding ABC transporter substrate-binding protein: MPRTASPPPSPLATPVSRRRFLHASASAAGLLLAGMPRGWVGGVYADDGPEAPQVRIGIIALTDCSSIVMAHELGLFRKHGIDSTISKEASWAVIRDRLTLGENQATHMLYGMPYASTMGLLGAPKKPMIIPLCLNHNGQAITLDDTLRDKGVRAPADLKPLVDEAKRAGSPLTFAMTFPPGTHAMWMRYWLASGGINPDRDVTLITVPPPQMVANMKVGKMQGFCVGEPWNARAIADGIGFTACTTQRIWPDHPEKVLAFTAEFAERNPKTVRAVMRAVIEASQYIDQLDNRPHVAEVVAKPQYINCDPQIILGRLLGRYDYGDGRSEQDPRYMTFADRDTNFPWKSHGLWWLSQFRRWGMVGPEVEYTAIVDRVHRPDIYREVARQMGIAAPAADLRGEVFFDGVAFDPKDPETYATSFTVHNLA; the protein is encoded by the coding sequence ATGCCACGCACCGCTTCCCCGCCGCCGTCCCCGCTCGCGACCCCGGTCTCGCGCCGACGTTTTCTCCACGCCTCGGCCAGCGCCGCCGGCCTGCTGTTGGCCGGCATGCCGCGCGGCTGGGTCGGCGGCGTCTACGCCGACGACGGGCCGGAGGCGCCGCAGGTGCGCATCGGCATCATCGCCCTCACCGACTGTTCGTCGATCGTCATGGCGCACGAGCTCGGCCTGTTCAGGAAGCACGGCATCGATTCGACGATCTCCAAGGAAGCGTCGTGGGCGGTGATCCGCGATCGCCTGACGTTGGGCGAGAACCAGGCGACGCACATGCTCTACGGCATGCCCTACGCGTCGACCATGGGCCTGCTCGGCGCGCCGAAGAAGCCGATGATCATCCCCCTCTGCCTCAACCACAACGGCCAGGCGATCACCCTCGACGACACCCTGCGCGACAAGGGCGTGCGCGCCCCGGCGGATCTCAAGCCGCTGGTCGACGAGGCCAAGCGGGCGGGAAGCCCGCTCACCTTCGCGATGACCTTCCCGCCGGGAACGCACGCCATGTGGATGCGTTACTGGCTGGCCTCCGGCGGCATCAACCCGGACCGGGACGTGACGCTGATCACCGTGCCGCCGCCGCAGATGGTCGCCAACATGAAGGTGGGAAAGATGCAGGGCTTCTGCGTCGGCGAGCCGTGGAACGCGCGCGCCATTGCCGACGGCATCGGCTTCACCGCCTGCACGACGCAACGGATCTGGCCGGACCATCCGGAGAAGGTGCTGGCCTTCACCGCCGAGTTCGCGGAGCGCAACCCGAAGACCGTGCGGGCGGTGATGCGAGCGGTGATCGAGGCGAGCCAGTACATCGATCAGCTCGACAACCGCCCGCACGTCGCCGAGGTGGTGGCGAAGCCGCAGTACATCAACTGCGATCCGCAGATCATTCTCGGTCGTCTCCTCGGCCGGTACGACTACGGCGACGGTCGCAGTGAGCAGGATCCGCGCTACATGACCTTCGCCGACCGCGACACCAACTTTCCCTGGAAATCGCACGGCCTGTGGTGGCTGTCGCAGTTCCGCCGCTGGGGCATGGTCGGCCCGGAGGTCGAGTACACCGCCATCGTCGATCGGGTGCACCGGCCGGACATCTATCGCGAGGTCGCCAGGCAGATGGGCATCGCGGCGCCGGCCGCAGACCTGCGGGGGGAGGTCTTCTTCGACGGCGTCGCGTTCGACCCGAAGGATCCCGAGACCTACGCCACGAGCTTCACCGTCCACAACCTGGCCTGA
- the ntrB gene encoding nitrate ABC transporter permease, which translates to MKEGIVRSRTNVAVVALPLVGVGLVLAFWAALSHTVAPDLPSPLRTWQESRDYIVRPFFKDGEMNQGIGRFAVLSLVRVAKGFLLAIAIGTPLGFLLGLSSTFHRLFDPIIQVLRPISPLAWLPLGLIVFRSSEPAAVFTIAVCAMWPTVINTAVGVRGISQDYINVGRVLRLSGPTMLRKIIIPATLPYIFTGYRLSLGIAWLVIVASEMLTGAPGVGGFLWQEYNSLVYSHILLSMITIGVIGFLLDRLMSVVERRFQTA; encoded by the coding sequence CTGAAGGAGGGCATCGTGAGAAGCCGAACCAATGTCGCCGTGGTCGCGCTGCCGCTGGTCGGTGTCGGCCTGGTGCTGGCGTTCTGGGCCGCGCTCAGCCACACCGTCGCGCCCGATCTGCCCTCGCCGCTGCGCACCTGGCAGGAATCGCGCGACTACATCGTGCGACCGTTCTTCAAGGACGGCGAGATGAACCAGGGCATCGGCCGCTTCGCGGTGCTCAGCCTGGTGCGCGTCGCCAAGGGCTTTCTGCTGGCGATCGCCATCGGCACGCCGCTCGGCTTCCTGCTCGGGCTGTCGAGCACCTTCCATCGCCTCTTCGACCCGATCATCCAGGTGCTGCGGCCGATCTCGCCGCTCGCCTGGCTGCCGCTCGGGTTGATCGTCTTCCGCAGCTCCGAGCCGGCGGCGGTGTTCACCATCGCCGTCTGCGCCATGTGGCCGACGGTGATCAACACCGCCGTCGGCGTGCGCGGCATCAGCCAGGACTACATCAACGTCGGCCGCGTGCTGCGGCTGTCCGGGCCGACGATGCTGCGCAAGATCATCATCCCGGCGACGCTGCCCTACATCTTCACCGGCTACCGCTTGTCCCTCGGCATCGCCTGGCTGGTGATCGTCGCCTCGGAGATGCTCACCGGCGCGCCCGGCGTCGGCGGCTTCCTCTGGCAGGAGTACAACAGCCTCGTCTACTCGCACATCCTGCTGTCGATGATCACCATCGGCGTCATCGGCTTCCTGCTCGATCGCCTGATGAGCGTCGTCGAACGGCGCTTCCAGACGGCGTGA
- a CDS encoding alginate export family protein — protein MNGASGRGVRRRGVIALLTLALAASEAAGQPASPPAGGATAVSPPPVAPPAPPPLPMAVPPLSLAGPYGSTVRLEIANRIRGEFVDWFATPPNGPNPNYRYNFLGNKFQLGVRVTRDPYELFVQFQDSTIANVPDNGVGVGAVYYANTHRSLQNGAILRNAWIATKRILDQPISGRAGRLLYSDGLDVPATAPNLRWIQLNRIGQRLIGPFDYTHVGRSFDGGHVGYDTALFNFTGFGFVPTFGGYEVDANRQLDITLGGLVANLKESQLLGPTIARLFWYYYGDQRDVLYVDNRPLPVRQAAIGEHSQIHTLGAHAARLQPLGPGIADGLAYGFGQFGNYQDLTQSAWAYGVEAGYRLMDVWAKPWMRLGIDSGSGDTDPNDGTHGTFFQLLPTAWLYAQFPFYNMMNNQDVFLQWILDPDPMVSFRLDGHWLRLNASQDLAYAGGGATKNDLFGYSGINGKGRNELAYLLHFMLTVRPTAFMTVNGFYAHAWGQGVINAAYAGRDGNYGFLEVLLSF, from the coding sequence ATGAATGGAGCGAGCGGGCGCGGTGTCCGTCGCCGGGGGGTGATCGCGTTGCTGACGCTGGCGTTGGCGGCCAGTGAGGCGGCCGGACAGCCCGCCAGCCCGCCGGCCGGCGGCGCGACCGCGGTCTCGCCGCCGCCCGTCGCCCCACCGGCGCCGCCGCCGTTGCCGATGGCCGTGCCGCCGCTCTCGCTGGCCGGCCCGTACGGGTCGACCGTCCGGCTCGAGATCGCCAACCGCATCCGCGGCGAATTCGTCGACTGGTTCGCGACGCCGCCGAACGGTCCCAACCCCAACTACCGCTACAACTTCCTCGGCAACAAGTTTCAGCTCGGCGTGCGCGTGACCCGCGATCCCTACGAGCTGTTCGTCCAGTTCCAGGACTCGACCATCGCCAACGTGCCCGACAACGGCGTCGGCGTCGGTGCCGTCTACTACGCCAACACCCACCGCAGCCTGCAGAACGGGGCCATCCTGCGCAACGCCTGGATCGCCACCAAGCGCATTCTCGACCAGCCGATCTCCGGCCGCGCCGGACGCCTGCTGTACAGCGACGGGCTCGACGTCCCGGCGACGGCGCCGAACCTGAGATGGATCCAGCTCAACCGCATCGGCCAACGCCTGATCGGACCGTTCGACTACACGCACGTCGGCCGCAGCTTCGACGGCGGCCACGTCGGCTACGACACCGCGCTCTTCAACTTCACCGGCTTCGGCTTCGTGCCGACCTTCGGCGGCTACGAGGTCGACGCCAACCGCCAGCTCGACATCACGCTCGGCGGCCTGGTGGCGAACCTGAAGGAGTCTCAGCTCCTCGGCCCGACGATCGCCCGCCTGTTCTGGTACTACTACGGCGATCAGCGCGACGTCCTCTACGTCGACAACCGGCCGCTGCCGGTGCGCCAGGCGGCGATCGGCGAGCATTCGCAGATCCACACCCTGGGCGCCCATGCGGCGCGCTTGCAGCCGCTCGGGCCCGGCATTGCCGACGGCCTGGCCTACGGCTTCGGACAGTTCGGCAACTACCAGGATCTCACCCAGAGTGCCTGGGCGTATGGCGTCGAGGCCGGGTACCGGCTGATGGACGTGTGGGCCAAGCCGTGGATGCGGCTCGGCATCGACAGCGGGTCGGGCGACACCGATCCCAACGATGGCACCCACGGCACCTTCTTCCAGTTGTTGCCGACGGCCTGGCTGTACGCACAGTTCCCTTTCTACAACATGATGAACAACCAGGACGTCTTCCTGCAGTGGATCCTCGACCCGGACCCCATGGTGAGCTTCCGCCTCGATGGTCACTGGCTGCGCCTCAACGCCAGCCAGGACCTCGCGTACGCCGGCGGCGGCGCCACCAAGAACGACCTCTTCGGCTACAGCGGCATCAACGGCAAGGGGCGCAACGAGCTCGCCTACCTGCTGCATTTCATGCTGACCGTTCGCCCGACCGCCTTCATGACCGTGAACGGCTTCTACGCCCATGCCTGGGGCCAGGGCGTGATCAACGCCGCCTATGCGGGGCGGGATGGGAACTACGGATTCTTGGAAGTTCTCTTGAGCTTCTGA
- a CDS encoding PilT/PilU family type 4a pilus ATPase, with translation MELNDILAEAIRNDASDVLLKAGVPPAFRVRADFLPLEGAAPLDGPTLERIVDGVLDDNRRRKLVHDLQVDLAYSHPDLGRFRVNIFRQRGFLSLVIRVIPTKIRNVAELNLPQSVERLATERRGLILVTGTTGSGKSTTLAALIDYINRTRQSHIITIEDPIEYEHGDRMSFVNQREVGYDALDFPSALKSALRQNPDVILVGEMRDLETIETAILAAETGHLVMSTLHTLDAQETITRIISVFPEHQRDQARLIIASVLRGIVSQRLIPRADGLGMVPAVEVLIASARVKEYVADKTKTRDLHDVIAQGHTSYGMQTFDQSLMALFRSGLISYNEALMHCSNPSDFELKVRGIASTSDARWDNFEKSDGGDDRGASLDIERF, from the coding sequence ATGGAGCTGAACGACATCCTGGCCGAGGCGATCCGCAACGACGCATCGGACGTGCTGCTGAAGGCGGGCGTGCCGCCCGCCTTTCGCGTCCGCGCCGACTTCCTGCCGCTGGAGGGCGCCGCGCCGCTCGACGGCCCGACGCTGGAGCGCATCGTCGACGGCGTGCTCGACGACAACCGCCGGCGCAAGCTGGTGCACGATCTCCAGGTCGATCTCGCCTATTCCCACCCCGACCTCGGCCGCTTCCGCGTCAACATCTTCCGCCAGCGCGGCTTCCTCAGCCTGGTCATCCGCGTCATCCCGACCAAGATCCGCAACGTCGCCGAGCTCAACCTGCCGCAGTCGGTCGAGCGCCTGGCGACCGAGCGCCGCGGGCTGATCCTGGTCACCGGCACCACCGGCAGCGGCAAGAGCACGACCCTGGCGGCGCTGATCGACTACATCAACCGCACCCGGCAGTCGCACATCATCACCATCGAGGATCCGATCGAGTACGAGCACGGCGACCGCATGAGCTTCGTCAACCAGCGCGAGGTCGGCTACGACGCGCTCGACTTCCCGTCCGCCCTCAAGTCGGCGCTGCGCCAGAATCCGGACGTGATCCTGGTCGGCGAGATGCGCGACCTCGAGACGATCGAGACGGCGATCCTCGCCGCCGAGACCGGCCACCTGGTGATGAGCACCCTGCACACCCTCGACGCGCAGGAGACGATCACCCGCATCATCTCCGTCTTCCCCGAGCACCAGCGCGATCAGGCGCGGCTGATCATCGCCAGCGTGTTGCGCGGCATCGTCTCCCAGCGCCTGATCCCGCGCGCCGACGGCCTCGGCATGGTGCCGGCGGTGGAGGTGCTGATCGCCAGCGCGCGGGTGAAGGAATACGTCGCCGACAAGACCAAGACGCGCGACCTGCACGACGTCATCGCCCAGGGTCACACGTCGTACGGCATGCAGACCTTCGACCAGTCGCTGATGGCGCTCTTCCGCTCCGGTCTCATCAGCTACAACGAAGCGCTGATGCACTGCTCGAACCCGAGCGATTTCGAGCTCAAGGTCCGCGGCATCGCCTCGACCAGCGACGCCCGCTGGGACAACTTCGAGAAGAGCGACGGCGGCGACGACCGCGGCGCCAGTCTGGATATCGAGCGTTTCTGA
- the recA gene encoding recombinase RecA — protein sequence MAIDSNRERALDLAVSQIEKQFGKGAIMKLGDNAAAPDVPVISTGSLGLDVALGVGGLPRGRVVEIYGPESSGKTTLALQAIACAQRDGGTCAFVDAEHALDVGYARKLGVKIEDLLIAQPDNGEQALEIAETLVRSGAIDVLVVDSVAALVPRAEIEGEMGEPQMGLQARLMSQALRKLTGTIARSQTIMIFINQIRMKIGVMFGNPETTTGGNALKFYASVRLDIRRVGAIKQGETVVGSRTRVRVVKNKVAPPFKEAEFDILYGVGISREGELIDLGTDRGLIEKSGAWYSFGGERIGQGRENAKEFLHEHPEIASQIDRQLRAQLGVGGGGSAAPAAAEPEVKKASKASS from the coding sequence ATGGCCATCGACAGCAATCGCGAGCGCGCGCTCGATCTCGCCGTCAGCCAGATCGAGAAACAGTTCGGCAAGGGCGCCATCATGAAGCTCGGCGACAACGCCGCCGCGCCCGACGTGCCCGTGATCTCCACCGGCTCGCTCGGTCTCGACGTCGCGCTCGGCGTCGGCGGTCTGCCGCGCGGCCGCGTGGTCGAGATCTACGGGCCGGAGTCGTCGGGCAAGACGACGCTGGCGCTGCAGGCCATCGCCTGCGCCCAGCGCGACGGCGGCACCTGCGCCTTCGTCGACGCCGAGCACGCGCTCGACGTCGGCTACGCGCGCAAGCTCGGCGTCAAGATCGAGGATCTCCTCATCGCCCAACCCGACAACGGCGAGCAGGCCCTGGAGATCGCCGAGACCCTGGTGCGCAGCGGCGCCATCGACGTGCTGGTCGTCGACTCGGTGGCGGCACTGGTGCCGCGGGCCGAGATCGAGGGCGAGATGGGCGAGCCGCAGATGGGCCTGCAGGCGCGCCTGATGTCGCAGGCCCTGCGCAAGCTCACCGGCACCATCGCCCGCTCGCAGACGATCATGATCTTCATCAACCAGATCCGCATGAAGATCGGCGTCATGTTCGGCAACCCCGAGACCACCACCGGCGGCAACGCCCTCAAGTTCTATGCGTCGGTCCGTCTCGACATCCGCCGCGTCGGCGCGATCAAGCAGGGCGAGACCGTCGTCGGCAGCCGGACCCGGGTCCGGGTAGTGAAGAATAAAGTGGCGCCCCCGTTCAAAGAGGCCGAGTTCGACATCCTCTATGGGGTCGGGATCTCCCGCGAAGGCGAGCTGATCGACCTTGGCACGGATCGTGGACTGATCGAGAAGAGTGGGGCGTGGTACTCGTTCGGCGGAGAGCGCATCGGTCAGGGACGGGAGAACGCGAAGGAGTTTCTCCATGAGCATCCCGAGATCGCGTCGCAGATCGACCGCCAGTTGCGGGCCCAGCTCGGCGTCGGCGGCGGTGGTTCGGCGGCGCCGGCCGCGGCGGAGCCCGAGGTAAAGAAGGCGAGCAAAGCCAGTTCGTAG
- the thpR gene encoding RNA 2',3'-cyclic phosphodiesterase, with translation MRAFLALEPAPDVRARLAAVTAELARHRAAVRWARDDQLHVTVKFLGDVEDAALDALRSALAAALAGTAPLAAEVRGLGAFPDLRRPRVLWAGVECAALAAIAPAIDAAAAAVGVAPEARPFHAHVTLGRVRDAALGRALRHEIEARAQAAFGACVFRELAAFRSDLRRDGALYTKLWSIPFGG, from the coding sequence ATGCGCGCGTTTCTCGCTCTCGAGCCGGCGCCCGACGTGCGGGCGCGGCTGGCGGCGGTCACGGCCGAGCTGGCGCGCCATCGCGCCGCGGTGCGCTGGGCGCGCGACGATCAACTGCACGTGACGGTGAAGTTCCTCGGCGACGTCGAGGACGCCGCGCTCGACGCGCTGCGCTCCGCGCTGGCCGCCGCCCTCGCCGGCACCGCGCCGCTCGCCGCCGAGGTGCGCGGTCTCGGCGCCTTCCCCGATCTGCGGCGGCCGCGCGTGCTGTGGGCGGGCGTCGAGTGCGCCGCCCTCGCGGCGATCGCGCCGGCGATCGACGCCGCCGCGGCCGCCGTCGGCGTCGCCCCCGAGGCGCGTCCGTTCCACGCCCACGTCACCCTCGGTCGGGTCCGGGACGCCGCGCTCGGCCGCGCGCTGCGGCACGAGATCGAGGCGCGCGCGCAGGCGGCGTTCGGCGCCTGCGTCTTCCGCGAGCTCGCCGCGTTCCGCAGCGACTTGCGCCGCGACGGTGCGCTGTATACGAAGCTGTGGTCGATCCCATTCGGAGGATAG